The Mycolicibacterium aromaticivorans JS19b1 = JCM 16368 genomic sequence CACTCATCGGGAGGTATATGCCGGTGGGGTGCAGCGGCGGGGTCGCGAGGTACGGGCCATGAAAGAAGGGGTGCTTGGGGTGTAGCTTTCACGCCCTCTAATGACCTGCTGGAGGCCGATTTGCCGACAAGACGGGTGGTGACAATTTGGTAACGACTCGCAGAAATACCGGGTCTACGTCGATAGACGTAACGACGTAATAGCGTGTTGACGTATATGCGTCATTGCGCTGTGACGTAAGGTTTGGCCATGCCTACGGTTTCTTTGGTCCACACCAAGGGCGGCGTTGCGAAGACGACGTCGGCGGTGTATCTCGCGACTGCTGCCCATCGCCGCGGTCGCGATGTCGTACTTGTTGATGCCGACCCGCAGGGCTCGGCGCTGGAATGGGCGGCGGCCGCCCAGGATGACCCCTTGCCGTTTCCGGTGGTGCCGGCACGCCGACCCCTGGACGTCAGTGGCCGCCAGGAGTTGACGATCGTGGACACTCCCCCGGGTACGGCGCAGGTTATTCAGGAAGCGATCGAGCTGGCCGATTTGGTCGTGGTGCCCACGGGGGCTTCACCGCTGGATGTCCGCCGGGTATGGCCGACTTTGGAGATCACCGCACACCGCCCCACGGCGGTGCTGCTGACCGGCGTCGATCTACGAACCCGACTAGCCGACGAGGTGAAGACCCTGCTGGAGGACGAGGGCGTGCCGGTGATCGAAACGCGGATTGTCCGCCGTGAGGGCATCCGCCGGGCGTTCGGGTCTACACCGAATCACCTGTACGGCTACGACGACGTGTTCGACGAGCTGATGGGGGCATTGGTTCATGTCTGACTTGACTTCGAAGATGGCCGCACGAGTGAAGACAGAACCCGCCAAGCGGGCGGCTGAGGCGTTCCGCTCCCCCACTGACGATATGCAGCGCGCCACCGTTTATCTGCCACGCGCGACGGTGCGCGGACTGAAGCAGGCTGCACTGGACCGGGACACGAGCATGAGCAAAATCCTCACCGACCTGGCCGATCGGTGGTTAGCCCAGAACGCAAAGACGTAAGAACGTAAATGCGTCATTACGTCCTTACGTTAACAACTTCATGCCCCCAGCCGGGATCGTCCTGGCGGGCGATTGCGTGCCCGCCAGTTAGCGTCTGTTTCTATGCGAGTGGGTGTGTACATCGATGGTTTCAACCTGTACTACGGCGGCAAGTTCATCTGCGGATCTGGCACGGCCGGCTGGCGATGGCTTGACCTGCGCGCCTTGGCGACGCGGCTGATGGCCAACCAATCGGCTTGGAGCGGTGCGACCGTTGAACGCATCGTGTACTGCACTGCGCGTATCTCAGGAGCTGACAACCGCGTCGGCAGTCGAGAACAGGACGCCTACCTCGCCGCTTTGACCCGCGCCGCTGTCGTGGATCACATCGAAGAGGGCAACTACGTCAACCGCG encodes the following:
- a CDS encoding ParA family protein, with the translated sequence MPTVSLVHTKGGVAKTTSAVYLATAAHRRGRDVVLVDADPQGSALEWAAAAQDDPLPFPVVPARRPLDVSGRQELTIVDTPPGTAQVIQEAIELADLVVVPTGASPLDVRRVWPTLEITAHRPTAVLLTGVDLRTRLADEVKTLLEDEGVPVIETRIVRREGIRRAFGSTPNHLYGYDDVFDELMGALVHV